The genomic DNA AGAATACAAAGAAGCAGAAAACATTGTAACCTTAAAAGTGGCGAGAAGTGCACACTCTACTTTTTATGACTACGACACAAATATTCCAATTGTTTTTTACGGACCGAATTGGATTCAAAAAGGGGAATATACGGACTCAATTCACCAACAACATATAGTCCCTACTCTCGCAAAGATTTTAAAAATAAGAAATCCAAACGGAGTGGAAACTCATCCTTTAACGCAAATTTTAAAACCAAGTGCAGAGGGAAATCTCCCTGAAATCATTGTCACTGTAGTTGTTGACCAAGGTGGACAACAGTATTACAAAGCCCATCCAGAAGTTCCGATTCAAATTTCTAAAATAAAAAAAGAAGCGGCATATTTCCCGAATGCGCTCGTTGGTCATTTAGATGCAGAAACTGCTGTTGGTCACGCAGCTATTGGAACAGGAGCTTATCCTAGAAAGAATGGGATTATTGGCAACGGATACTTGCGATTAGCCAATGGTAAAATTACTAGAGACGAAATTTATACCACAAGTGACACGACTGTAAATCCGGGAGAGTTATTAGTTGAGACTCTCGGAGATGTATTAGACAATGAATATCGCGGAGAGTCGGAAGTGATTAGCCAATGTTATGCTCTGAGGGCTTCTATTGGCATGGCAGGACATGGAGCTTCAAAAATAAAAGGCGCAGACTATCTAGGTGACAAGGATATAGTTTATTGGCTTTCTACCGGAAAATCGCAATGGGTAACGGATACTCGCTATTACACACTCCCACCCGAGACTATCGACTATAATCCCTTAAATACGTTTAATGAAGAGTATCCGCAAGGTTGGGAAGGCATCAATGTCAAAGGCTTTGATGAAATCCATAAATATTGGGGAATCTTAATGGCAAATCCTGCGGAAACAAAATCAGAAGCTGAGCTTTTTCGAAAAGTTATCAAGGCGCACTTAATTGACAAAGGCAGACATGCAGATGGAATCCCTGATTTAGCTTATTTGACAATTAAATCTACAGATGCAGTTGCACATCAGTTTGGATTTGAATCTCTCGAAGCCAAAGAAACTTTCAGAGAAGCAGACAAACAAATCGGACTCATTTTTGATTTTTTACAAAAGGAATATAACAATAAATTTATACTTATTATTACAGCAGACCACGGAGGAACTCCAATGCCAGAGCTTTCCGGC from Leptospiraceae bacterium includes the following:
- a CDS encoding alkaline phosphatase family protein translates to MKYLLFLLLILSLLSCKKNQELEWIKRSATNDIDLYLTPHKFNVLENDWINLKYYSKYEKSDLVRHLRSYGRTLDDLKTNPVLEYKEAENIVTLKVARSAHSTFYDYDTNIPIVFYGPNWIQKGEYTDSIHQQHIVPTLAKILKIRNPNGVETHPLTQILKPSAEGNLPEIIVTVVVDQGGQQYYKAHPEVPIQISKIKKEAAYFPNALVGHLDAETAVGHAAIGTGAYPRKNGIIGNGYLRLANGKITRDEIYTTSDTTVNPGELLVETLGDVLDNEYRGESEVISQCYALRASIGMAGHGASKIKGADYLGDKDIVYWLSTGKSQWVTDTRYYTLPPETIDYNPLNTFNEEYPQGWEGINVKGFDEIHKYWGILMANPAETKSEAELFRKVIKAHLIDKGRHADGIPDLAYLTIKSTDAVAHQFGFESLEAKETFREADKQIGLIFDFLQKEYNNKFILIITADHGGTPMPELSGAERYTMKELVAEINKLLPEEARQTESLINFMTIAQISLNHEVLKKYSVTEKQIIDKIMSIEVNHKPFFKKVFAKADLK